A region from the uncultured Draconibacterium sp. genome encodes:
- the ilvA gene encoding threonine ammonia-lyase — translation METEKTYFPQLQDITKAKHNLSEIVLQTPLQKNLNLSEEFNANIFLKREDLQIVRSYKIRGAYNKIAQLTEAEQKKGVVCASAGNHAQGVAYSCRLLGIEGKIYMPSTTPKQKIKQVKMFGKTHVEVVLTGDTYDDAYYAALEDAKKTSMAFIHPFDDAQIIEGQATVGLEILQDSKETIDYLFIPIGGGGLAAGVGAYFKQISPGTKIIGVEPAGAPSMQKSLEANKVLTLEKIDKFVDGAAVQRVGNITFEICKQVVDNYQSVPEGKICTKILELYNRDAIVIEPAGALSIAALDFFREQIKGKNVVCVVSGSNNDITRTEEIKERSLLYEGLKHYFIVRFPQRAGALRTFVDVVLGPTDDVTHFEYSKKTNREKGPAVIGIEVQKKEDFNGLVKRMEEHGFIYEYLNEKPDLFQFLI, via the coding sequence ATGGAAACAGAAAAAACATACTTCCCTCAGCTACAAGACATAACAAAGGCAAAACACAATCTCAGCGAAATTGTGTTACAAACCCCGCTTCAGAAAAACCTAAACCTGTCAGAAGAATTTAATGCCAACATATTTTTAAAACGCGAAGACTTACAAATTGTACGCTCGTACAAAATCAGGGGTGCCTACAATAAAATTGCCCAGCTAACCGAAGCAGAGCAAAAAAAAGGAGTGGTTTGTGCCAGTGCCGGGAACCATGCACAAGGGGTGGCCTACTCGTGCAGACTGTTGGGTATTGAAGGCAAAATTTACATGCCATCAACTACGCCCAAACAAAAAATAAAGCAGGTAAAAATGTTCGGAAAAACCCATGTGGAGGTGGTACTTACCGGCGACACTTATGACGATGCTTACTACGCAGCATTGGAGGATGCGAAAAAAACAAGCATGGCTTTCATTCATCCCTTTGATGATGCCCAAATCATTGAAGGGCAGGCAACGGTTGGCCTGGAAATACTTCAGGATTCGAAAGAAACCATCGACTATTTGTTTATCCCTATTGGCGGAGGAGGCCTGGCAGCTGGCGTGGGAGCCTATTTTAAACAGATTAGTCCGGGCACAAAAATAATTGGCGTAGAGCCGGCCGGAGCTCCATCGATGCAAAAATCGCTTGAAGCAAATAAAGTGCTTACCCTTGAGAAAATAGACAAATTTGTTGATGGTGCTGCGGTGCAACGGGTGGGCAACATTACATTCGAAATTTGCAAGCAGGTGGTGGATAACTATCAGTCGGTACCCGAAGGGAAGATTTGCACAAAAATACTCGAGCTTTATAACCGTGATGCCATTGTTATTGAACCGGCCGGGGCGCTGTCGATTGCCGCCCTCGATTTTTTCCGAGAACAGATAAAAGGCAAAAATGTGGTTTGTGTTGTTAGCGGAAGTAATAACGACATCACCCGCACCGAAGAAATTAAAGAACGATCGTTGCTTTACGAGGGGCTGAAACACTATTTTATTGTTCGATTCCCTCAACGAGCCGGAGCGCTTCGTACCTTTGTTGATGTAGTTTTGGGCCCCACCGATGACGTCACTCATTTTGAATATTCAAAAAAAACCAATCGCGAAAAAGGGCCGGCTGTAATAGGTATTGAGGTTCAGAAAAAAGAAGATTTTAACGGCTTGGTAAAACGCATGGAAGAGCATGGTTTTATCTACGAATACCTGAACGAGAAACCTGATTTGTTCCAGTTTCTTATTTAA
- a CDS encoding sigma-70 family RNA polymerase sigma factor, which produces MFRLSKLNDNELVQRFIQGDQESLETLIVRHKSRVFSYILLIVKNQELAEDIFQDTFIKVIRSLKRGKYIENGKFVSWVLRIAHNLIIDHFRKEKLQGTVSNDSTDVDIFNSQKFSEETIEDQMVYSQILKEVKHLVKELPEDQQQVIHMRHYMGLSFKEIAEQTDVSINTALGRMRYALINLRKLMDEKKLNLTAI; this is translated from the coding sequence ATGTTCAGACTAAGTAAACTGAACGATAATGAACTCGTTCAACGTTTTATACAAGGCGATCAAGAATCACTTGAGACATTAATAGTTAGACACAAAAGCAGAGTGTTTTCGTATATTTTGCTTATTGTCAAAAATCAGGAACTGGCGGAAGATATTTTTCAGGATACTTTTATTAAGGTTATCCGTTCCCTAAAAAGGGGAAAGTACATCGAAAACGGTAAGTTTGTATCCTGGGTGCTTCGGATTGCCCACAACCTGATTATCGATCATTTCAGAAAAGAAAAGTTGCAGGGTACTGTATCTAACGACAGTACAGACGTAGATATTTTTAACTCGCAAAAGTTTTCAGAAGAAACTATTGAGGACCAAATGGTGTATTCCCAAATTTTAAAAGAAGTGAAACACCTGGTGAAGGAACTTCCTGAAGATCAGCAGCAAGTAATACATATGCGGCACTACATGGGCCTGAGTTTTAAGGAAATTGCAGAGCAAACTGATGTTAGTATTAATACGGCCCTGGGGCGCATGAGGTATGCTTTAATTAATTTGCGAAAATTAATGGATGAAAAAAAGCTAAACCTCACAGCTATTTAA
- a CDS encoding CPBP family intramembrane glutamic endopeptidase translates to MKHLSRAFDGQNQWWKYLVVIAVALIVGQLVGAIPLVVAMGIAIAMNGGEMATPDNAMNFAAYGIDPNLGLALMVIPFIVTLVLAIVLIKALHQRTAVDVVNGGRPFRWNRFWLGILVWGAIMLLIFGAQLLINPGELEFRFNATSFFILVVVAILFIPVQSGTEEFIFRGYLAQGVAGWTKKGWLVILIPSLLFALMHAANPEVKEHGFWMMMPQYFIFGVAFAVMAVLDDGIELAIGTHAVNNTLGAILVTSKESAIQTPSLFFQKEVDPAGEFVTLFISSLIMLLVYKLILKWDFTVIWKKIELPVIKEKV, encoded by the coding sequence ATGAAACATTTATCGCGTGCTTTTGACGGACAAAACCAATGGTGGAAATACCTGGTGGTGATTGCAGTTGCCTTAATCGTTGGTCAGTTGGTTGGGGCTATTCCACTTGTTGTTGCTATGGGAATAGCTATTGCCATGAATGGAGGCGAGATGGCCACCCCCGACAATGCAATGAATTTTGCCGCCTACGGAATTGATCCAAATCTGGGGCTGGCGCTTATGGTAATACCTTTTATTGTTACGCTTGTTTTGGCCATTGTTTTAATAAAAGCCTTGCACCAACGCACGGCGGTTGATGTAGTAAATGGTGGAAGACCTTTCCGTTGGAATAGGTTTTGGCTGGGCATATTGGTATGGGGAGCGATAATGTTGTTGATTTTTGGGGCTCAATTGCTAATAAATCCCGGAGAGCTGGAGTTCCGTTTTAATGCCACCTCGTTTTTTATATTGGTGGTGGTGGCCATCTTGTTTATTCCTGTTCAGTCGGGTACCGAAGAGTTTATTTTCAGAGGTTACCTGGCGCAGGGTGTTGCCGGCTGGACCAAAAAAGGGTGGCTGGTAATTTTAATTCCATCGCTTTTATTTGCATTAATGCACGCAGCTAATCCCGAGGTTAAAGAACATGGCTTTTGGATGATGATGCCACAGTATTTTATTTTTGGGGTGGCTTTTGCCGTAATGGCTGTGCTGGATGATGGCATTGAACTGGCCATTGGCACACATGCTGTTAACAATACCCTTGGTGCTATTTTGGTTACCAGCAAAGAATCGGCCATTCAAACTCCTTCGTTGTTTTTCCAGAAAGAGGTTGATCCGGCCGGTGAGTTTGTTACTTTGTTTATTTCTTCGCTTATAATGTTGCTGGTATATAAACTTATACTGAAATGGGATTTTACTGTTATCTGGAAGAAAATTGAACTACCTGTAATAAAAGAGAAGGTATAG
- a CDS encoding SPFH domain-containing protein: MEKQYSALSGYLFLFLELVLLVLIVFGFMRGMIGPAIVLIPVFILGAIGFTVVDPNQSCVMILFGAYRGTIKTNGFYWVNPFFVKKKISLRARNFDSETIKVNDKLGNPIMIGLVLVWKVEETYKAAFGVDEYEHFVVVQSEAALRKLAGMYPYDNIEDESAKVTLRDGTEEVNEQLEKEIVERLEIAGIHVIEARINHIAYAQEIAQAMLKRQQATAIVAARYKIVEGAVSMVEMALEELSQKQIVDLDEEKKATMVSNLMVVLCGDKDATPIVNTGTLY; this comes from the coding sequence ATGGAAAAACAATATTCTGCATTGTCTGGTTATCTGTTCTTATTTCTGGAACTTGTTTTGTTGGTTTTAATCGTTTTTGGTTTTATGCGAGGAATGATTGGGCCCGCAATCGTATTAATTCCTGTTTTTATCTTGGGAGCCATTGGTTTTACGGTGGTCGATCCGAATCAAAGTTGCGTAATGATTTTATTTGGAGCTTACCGCGGAACCATTAAAACAAATGGTTTCTATTGGGTAAACCCCTTTTTTGTTAAGAAAAAGATTTCGCTACGTGCCCGTAATTTTGATAGTGAAACGATTAAGGTAAACGACAAATTAGGTAATCCGATAATGATTGGTTTGGTGCTGGTATGGAAGGTTGAAGAAACATACAAAGCTGCGTTTGGGGTAGATGAATACGAGCATTTTGTGGTGGTGCAAAGCGAGGCTGCTCTTCGAAAATTAGCCGGCATGTATCCGTATGACAATATTGAAGACGAATCGGCCAAAGTTACCTTGCGCGATGGTACAGAGGAAGTAAATGAGCAACTTGAAAAAGAAATTGTTGAACGACTGGAGATTGCGGGAATACACGTTATTGAAGCACGTATAAACCATATTGCTTATGCCCAGGAAATTGCGCAGGCCATGTTGAAACGTCAGCAGGCAACTGCAATTGTTGCTGCGCGTTATAAAATTGTTGAAGGCGCTGTTAGTATGGTGGAAATGGCTCTTGAAGAACTTAGCCAAAAGCAGATTGTTGACCTCGATGAGGAGAAAAAAGCTACGATGGTTAGTAATTTAATGGTTGTATTATGTGGCGATAAGGATGCTACGCCGATTGTAAACACAGGAACCTTATATTAA
- a CDS encoding dicarboxylate/amino acid:cation symporter gives MKLHWQILIALVLAVLFGYLAPAATHYTSWMGDIFLRALKMVIIPLILSSIISGVTSMGEGKNLGRLGLKTLLYYLATSTLAILTGLFLVNLIKPGVGVDLGFSQPVDDLSEKAGSVKDILYRLVPDNIVDAMAQGTILSVIFFAIVFGYFITRVDEPFKGTLKTFFDAIFEVMMKVTLFIIKFTPLGIFGIVAAEVARNANQLANIAGSLAVYSLCVIGGLLIHAFVILPLIVRFIGKGKPFAHFQNMATPLLTAFSTSSSSATLPLTMEALEHKSGVSNKITSFTLPLGATINMDGTALYECVAAMFIAQAYGVELSIAQQAFVVVTALLASIGAAGIPMAGLVMITVVLTAVGLPLEGIGLILAVDRPLDMLRTSVNVWSDSCGAVTVARSENEETAVAL, from the coding sequence ATGAAATTACACTGGCAAATTCTAATCGCATTGGTTCTTGCCGTACTATTTGGCTATTTGGCACCTGCAGCAACCCATTACACTTCATGGATGGGAGATATTTTTTTACGAGCGCTTAAAATGGTTATTATTCCTTTAATCCTAAGTTCCATTATTAGCGGAGTAACCAGTATGGGCGAAGGAAAAAACCTGGGCCGTCTGGGACTAAAAACCCTACTTTACTACCTGGCAACCAGCACCCTGGCCATTTTAACCGGTTTATTTTTGGTGAACCTTATAAAACCGGGCGTTGGTGTCGACCTGGGTTTTAGCCAGCCCGTTGACGATTTAAGCGAAAAAGCAGGTTCGGTAAAAGACATATTATACCGCCTGGTACCCGACAATATTGTTGATGCAATGGCACAAGGCACCATTTTATCAGTTATCTTTTTTGCCATTGTTTTTGGCTATTTTATTACCAGAGTTGACGAGCCTTTTAAGGGAACATTAAAGACTTTTTTTGATGCTATTTTTGAGGTAATGATGAAGGTTACCCTTTTTATCATCAAATTTACACCACTCGGAATTTTTGGAATTGTTGCCGCCGAAGTAGCCCGAAATGCCAACCAACTGGCCAACATTGCCGGAAGCCTGGCTGTTTACAGCCTTTGCGTCATCGGCGGACTACTCATTCATGCTTTTGTCATTCTGCCATTAATTGTTCGTTTCATCGGAAAAGGAAAACCTTTTGCCCATTTCCAAAATATGGCTACTCCCTTGCTAACAGCTTTCTCCACCTCATCATCGAGCGCTACATTGCCGCTAACCATGGAAGCCCTTGAACACAAAAGTGGCGTTTCAAATAAAATTACCAGCTTTACCCTACCACTGGGGGCCACCATAAATATGGACGGTACAGCTTTGTACGAATGCGTTGCAGCCATGTTTATTGCACAGGCTTATGGCGTTGAACTTTCCATTGCACAACAAGCCTTTGTTGTTGTTACTGCTCTGCTGGCATCAATTGGTGCCGCCGGAATCCCCATGGCCGGACTGGTGATGATAACGGTAGTACTAACGGCTGTTGGCCTTCCGCTTGAAGGTATTGGCTTAATTTTGGCTGTTGATCGTCCGCTTGACATGTTGCGTACTTCGGTAAACGTGTGGAGCGACAGCTGTGGAGCGGTTACCGTGGCCCGTTCTGAGAATGAAGAAACGGCAGTAGCCTTATAA
- a CDS encoding arylsulfatase, translating to MKRVFINLAIISVLIFGSFIVYKQVTETDLTSTERPNIIVILGDDIGYSDIGPYGSEIQTPHLDRLADEGIRFAQFYNMAKCEPSRSSLFTGLYTGGPRAVNIAQLLKNEGYYIIHSGKEHWMKWAPEQVYAANIADQALTFHAMNEFFEPPGGKWSNPFILNGKEVGVSEIYHEKKPFFKTDVLTDNALEWLEKPVDEGQPFFLFLGYGAAHYPLQARPDDIEKYRGTYKKGWDMIREERLQRLIEKKYFPEQTKLSPPSSNINKFRGHPKDNEEIRAKIPQYRPWESLSASEQDEMDLEMSVFAAMVDRMDQNIGRVLNYLDEKGIADNTIVIYLSDNGSCPYDSNRNFDFPPGVAEGFRTLCAAWANVGNTPYKYFKQYGHEGGSQTHFILRWPKQVKAGQLTHQQGHIVDIVPTLLEASKTHFPSKLNGMEPQPLQGNSFLPVLKGEQREEPEFFMSGWTDKFRMFRSGHWKIVKLNNSEWELYNLQNDPTEINNLAAEFPDKVTELEKLYRQKKQETEPE from the coding sequence ATGAAACGTGTATTTATAAACCTGGCTATAATTTCAGTACTTATATTCGGTAGTTTTATTGTTTACAAACAAGTTACTGAAACTGACCTAACAAGCACAGAGCGCCCAAATATTATTGTAATACTTGGCGACGATATTGGTTATTCCGACATTGGCCCGTATGGCTCTGAAATCCAAACACCTCATCTTGATCGCCTGGCTGATGAAGGCATTCGTTTTGCGCAGTTTTACAACATGGCTAAATGCGAACCATCGCGGTCGTCGTTGTTTACCGGATTATACACGGGGGGCCCCAGGGCGGTAAACATTGCTCAACTGTTAAAAAACGAGGGCTATTACATCATTCATTCAGGTAAAGAGCACTGGATGAAATGGGCTCCGGAGCAGGTGTATGCGGCGAACATTGCCGATCAGGCGCTTACGTTTCATGCGATGAATGAATTTTTTGAACCTCCCGGCGGCAAGTGGTCTAATCCCTTTATTTTAAATGGTAAAGAAGTAGGCGTAAGTGAAATATATCACGAGAAAAAACCCTTTTTTAAAACCGATGTATTAACCGATAATGCCTTAGAGTGGCTGGAAAAACCGGTTGACGAAGGACAGCCGTTTTTCTTGTTTTTAGGTTACGGTGCTGCACATTACCCGCTGCAGGCCCGCCCCGATGACATTGAAAAATACCGCGGAACCTACAAAAAGGGCTGGGATATGATTAGAGAAGAACGACTGCAAAGACTTATAGAAAAAAAATACTTTCCGGAGCAGACAAAACTTAGTCCGCCGAGTTCCAATATCAACAAATTCAGAGGTCACCCTAAAGACAATGAAGAAATACGAGCCAAGATTCCACAATATCGGCCATGGGAATCATTATCAGCAAGCGAGCAAGATGAAATGGATTTGGAAATGTCGGTTTTTGCTGCCATGGTTGACCGCATGGACCAAAATATTGGGAGGGTGTTAAATTACCTCGATGAAAAAGGCATTGCCGACAACACCATCGTTATTTACCTTTCCGACAATGGCTCGTGTCCTTACGACAGCAACCGAAATTTTGACTTCCCTCCGGGAGTAGCTGAAGGTTTCAGAACACTATGCGCAGCCTGGGCAAATGTGGGTAACACCCCATACAAATATTTTAAGCAGTACGGCCACGAAGGCGGATCGCAAACCCACTTTATTCTTCGCTGGCCCAAACAAGTTAAAGCAGGTCAACTCACCCACCAGCAAGGGCATATTGTTGATATTGTACCAACCTTACTTGAAGCAAGCAAAACACATTTCCCCTCGAAATTAAATGGCATGGAGCCCCAGCCGTTGCAGGGTAACTCATTTTTACCTGTTTTAAAAGGAGAACAACGCGAAGAACCTGAGTTTTTTATGTCGGGATGGACCGATAAATTCAGAATGTTCAGAAGTGGCCATTGGAAAATTGTAAAGCTAAACAATAGCGAATGGGAATTATATAACCTGCAAAACGACCCTACTGAAATAAATAATCTCGCAGCGGAATTCCCCGATAAAGTTACCGAACTGGAAAAACTCTATCGGCAAAAAAAGCAGGAAACCGAGCCTGAATAA
- a CDS encoding zinc ribbon domain-containing protein, whose product MKKHFSCPKCSSWEYEEDEIRTTGSGFSRFFDIQNRRFIAISCKRCGYTEFYKGRRGSTAGSILDFITSS is encoded by the coding sequence ATGAAAAAACACTTTAGTTGCCCAAAATGCAGCAGCTGGGAGTACGAGGAAGATGAAATAAGAACAACCGGCTCCGGTTTTTCCCGTTTCTTTGATATACAAAACAGAAGATTTATTGCCATTTCGTGCAAACGCTGTGGCTATACCGAATTTTACAAAGGACGCAGGGGAAGCACAGCTGGCAGTATACTTGATTTTATTACCTCTTCCTGA
- the nhaA gene encoding Na+/H+ antiporter NhaA, translating into MKFIKEPINRFIKLETSSSIILFTASIAALVLANSSLSESFLGFWKNYVTISLPGFELSKPVLKWINDGLMAIFFFLIGLEIKREILIGELSDIKKASLPILAALGGMIFPALLFVALNKGNAGMEGWGIPMATDIAFSLGILTLLGKRVPVGLKVFLMAFAIIDDLGAVLVIAFFYSSKLIWANIAIGLAIVVALAILTRFKLYTKYLYFIAGAIVWVLFLKSGIHSTIAGVLMALTIPIDRHINTNIFYEKGKEILDGFKQECDNQDENKTILNHHQLNAIDQMEELTEKTASPIQFLEHRLHGWVAFIILPLFAFANAGVVFSFSGDTNTTLASNIAFSLVIGKFVGIFLISFLAIKFKLSALPKNVNYISLAGVSMLGGLGFTMALFINNLAYSDEVLINSAKMGILLGSFVAGFAGYVLLRISAGKKNPSTN; encoded by the coding sequence ATGAAATTCATAAAAGAACCTATAAATCGATTTATTAAGCTTGAAACATCAAGCAGTATTATATTATTTACAGCCTCCATTGCAGCTTTAGTTCTGGCCAACTCAAGTTTAAGTGAATCTTTTCTGGGTTTCTGGAAAAATTACGTCACTATTAGTTTACCTGGATTTGAGCTATCTAAACCCGTATTAAAATGGATAAACGATGGCTTAATGGCCATTTTCTTTTTTCTAATTGGTTTAGAAATAAAACGTGAAATTTTAATAGGAGAATTAAGCGACATTAAAAAGGCTTCGTTACCTATTTTAGCAGCTCTAGGAGGAATGATTTTTCCCGCCCTCCTTTTTGTAGCCTTAAATAAGGGAAATGCAGGAATGGAAGGATGGGGAATCCCAATGGCAACCGACATCGCATTTTCTCTCGGTATTTTAACCTTGCTCGGCAAGCGGGTTCCGGTTGGGTTGAAAGTTTTTTTAATGGCCTTTGCTATTATTGATGATCTGGGGGCAGTACTGGTCATTGCTTTCTTTTACAGCTCGAAATTAATTTGGGCCAACATAGCAATTGGCTTAGCTATTGTTGTCGCGCTTGCCATTCTGACGCGATTTAAACTTTATACAAAATACTTATATTTTATTGCCGGCGCCATCGTTTGGGTGCTATTTCTGAAATCCGGAATTCACTCAACAATTGCCGGAGTACTAATGGCACTTACCATTCCTATTGATCGACATATTAACACCAATATTTTTTATGAGAAAGGAAAAGAAATACTTGACGGTTTTAAACAGGAATGTGATAATCAGGATGAGAACAAAACCATTCTTAATCACCATCAATTAAATGCCATCGATCAGATGGAAGAACTTACCGAAAAAACGGCTTCTCCCATTCAGTTTCTCGAACATCGTCTGCATGGCTGGGTAGCTTTTATAATTTTACCATTATTTGCTTTTGCAAATGCCGGTGTAGTTTTTAGTTTTTCGGGAGATACCAATACCACCCTGGCAAGTAATATTGCATTTAGTCTTGTAATTGGAAAGTTTGTGGGAATATTCCTTATTTCGTTCCTTGCTATAAAGTTTAAACTCTCTGCCCTCCCTAAAAATGTAAATTACATAAGCCTGGCCGGCGTATCCATGCTTGGTGGGCTTGGATTTACAATGGCTTTATTTATCAACAACCTTGCATATAGCGATGAAGTTCTGATTAATTCTGCAAAAATGGGCATTTTACTTGGCTCGTTTGTGGCAGGATTTGCTGGTTATGTATTGCTACGAATTTCAGCGGGCAAAAAAAATCCTTCAACCAATTAG
- a CDS encoding Arc family DNA-binding protein yields the protein MAKKKSFVLRISPEMMEAVEKWAADDFRSINGQLEWIIHQALKDAKRLKKDTDNG from the coding sequence ATGGCGAAGAAAAAATCATTTGTATTAAGAATAAGCCCAGAAATGATGGAAGCTGTAGAAAAATGGGCTGCTGACGATTTTAGGAGTATAAACGGCCAGTTGGAGTGGATTATACACCAGGCATTAAAAGATGCTAAACGTTTAAAAAAAGATACAGATAATGGGTAG